The nucleotide window GACTCCACGATCGGCCGCGACGACACGCATGGCTGCATCCGCCTGCGCAACGTCGATTTGCTGGAATTAAAAGACCGCGTAACTATCAATTATCCGGTAGTCGTCCTGCCGTAAAAAGAAGGTGTAAGGTATGGTTTACAAGGTAAATTTGCCTTTGGCGCAAAAAGATATTTTAAAATTTAGATCAGGGGACGAGCTTTTTTTAAGCGGTGTTATTTACACAGCCCGCGATGCCGCGCATCAAAAGATCCAGAAGCTTTTGCGGGAAAATCAGCCGCTGCCTTTTCCGCTGGAAAAGCAGGTGATCTATTATGCTGGCCCTACACCCGCGCCGGCCGGCAAGCCGATCGGCTCCATAGGCCCGACGACCAGCGACCGTATGGATCCTTTCACGCCGGAATTGCTGGCGCGCGGTGTGGCCGCGGTTATCGGCAAAGGGCCGCGCGCGCCGGAAGTCAAAGCCGCTTTGCGGCAAAATCAAGCGCTGTACCTCGGCGCGATTGGCGGCGCGGGGGCTTTGCTGGCGCGGTCGGTCAGCGCCGCGGAAATAATCGCCTTCTCTGAACTGGGCACGGAGGCCGTGCGCCGCCTGACCGTCAAAGATTTTCCGGTGACGGTCATTTACGACACCTACGGCGGGGATCTTTATTGGCATGCGTAAGCGGCCGCTGATTTTCATCCCCGGCTGGAACATCCGCGCGGAGTTTCTGAAAAATTTTGCCGAAAATTTTGCGGATCATGAAGTGCATTATTTCACACCGCCGCTGATAACCGGCGGTGACGCGTATCGGCAGGCGGTCGGAGCTTTGCGGAAATTTAGCGCGGAGAGAAACATTATTGAGCCAATTTTGCTGGGCTGGTCAATGGGCGGGCAGCTGGCTTTATTGGCGGCGCGAGAGCTGCGGCCGCGGGCGGTCCTGCTGGTCAGCTCCGCGGCGGTGTTC belongs to Candidatus Margulisiibacteriota bacterium and includes:
- a CDS encoding FumA C-terminus/TtdB family hydratase beta subunit → MVYKVNLPLAQKDILKFRSGDELFLSGVIYTARDAAHQKIQKLLRENQPLPFPLEKQVIYYAGPTPAPAGKPIGSIGPTTSDRMDPFTPELLARGVAAVIGKGPRAPEVKAALRQNQALYLGAIGGAGALLARSVSAAEIIAFSELGTEAVRRLTVKDFPVTVIYDTYGGDLYWHA